The following are encoded together in the Citrobacter arsenatis genome:
- a CDS encoding Dyp-type peroxidase, with the protein MDKRPLTDDARDSESWALAPPHNKNVQGLVVSGFAKQPSARALFLEFNFDKDHKGCGWLKALTSIAPITDADGPDPRCAALGFTWSGLSKMGLDAHSLDSFDRPFKEGMFQEDRLRRLGDRRGNTWSKTVIDGGPQWSGNTPLDAAAHDTTARPFHTTTDAHTNVAITTEITVHALLLLYADNETDVDEWTSQVTQCLAPYRVTVVRKLPLTRTRPSDGIEREHFGFADGISQPIPFEKDVVTLSQTLAQRHNSVHLVPLGEILMGHPNGHGELATGPVVPGKSANVSGCDPETLRPHPRGEGFLDFGFNGSYMVVRELKQDVAQFWNSMDECADALNKSVNAGTPPVNADWVASRVMGRDRNGHLLCPGGVLPADTSGRPDNAFRFFDRDKMGYGCPLGSHVRRGNPRDGLAPSAKDKDLLLSAANHHRILRRGRKYGPEVTDPRCADPGDRGLLFICLNTDIGRQFEFIQQTWILNPNFAVLHNETDPLLGPCGAFTIPDAHLRKIIQVKSYVQMVGGEYFFLPSIAALRYLETL; encoded by the coding sequence ATGGATAAAAGACCTTTAACTGACGATGCCCGCGACTCAGAGAGTTGGGCGCTTGCTCCCCCACATAACAAAAATGTACAAGGTCTGGTGGTCAGCGGTTTTGCTAAACAGCCTTCAGCGCGAGCGCTATTTTTAGAATTTAATTTCGACAAAGACCACAAAGGGTGCGGCTGGCTCAAAGCACTCACATCTATCGCGCCCATCACCGATGCCGATGGACCCGATCCGCGTTGTGCTGCACTCGGTTTTACCTGGTCTGGCTTAAGCAAAATGGGACTCGATGCGCATTCACTGGACAGCTTCGATCGCCCCTTTAAAGAGGGGATGTTCCAGGAAGATCGTCTGCGCCGACTTGGCGATCGTCGCGGCAATACATGGAGCAAGACGGTGATCGACGGTGGTCCCCAATGGAGTGGTAACACGCCGCTTGATGCTGCCGCACATGACACCACAGCACGCCCTTTTCACACCACGACTGATGCGCACACGAATGTGGCTATCACCACCGAGATCACCGTACATGCGCTGCTCCTGCTGTATGCAGATAACGAAACTGACGTGGATGAATGGACCTCTCAGGTTACACAATGCCTTGCGCCTTATCGCGTCACCGTCGTCCGCAAACTGCCGCTTACGCGGACGCGTCCGTCCGATGGCATAGAACGAGAGCATTTCGGGTTTGCTGATGGTATTTCTCAGCCGATCCCCTTCGAAAAAGATGTCGTCACGCTGAGTCAAACGCTGGCTCAGCGCCATAATAGCGTCCACCTTGTACCGCTGGGTGAAATACTGATGGGACATCCCAACGGTCATGGTGAGCTTGCGACTGGGCCAGTGGTGCCAGGCAAAAGCGCTAACGTATCAGGCTGCGATCCCGAAACGCTAAGACCGCATCCGCGTGGCGAAGGTTTCCTCGATTTTGGTTTCAACGGCAGCTATATGGTCGTTAGAGAGCTCAAGCAAGATGTAGCCCAGTTCTGGAATTCAATGGACGAATGTGCGGATGCTCTGAACAAGAGTGTTAATGCGGGAACCCCTCCGGTCAATGCTGATTGGGTAGCCAGCCGGGTGATGGGGCGAGATCGTAATGGCCATCTTCTCTGCCCTGGAGGAGTCTTACCTGCGGATACCTCAGGTCGACCGGATAATGCGTTTCGTTTTTTTGACCGTGACAAAATGGGATATGGCTGCCCACTGGGTAGCCACGTACGTCGGGGAAACCCACGTGACGGGCTTGCCCCCTCCGCCAAGGATAAAGATCTGTTGCTGAGCGCCGCGAATCATCATCGTATTTTACGTCGAGGGAGAAAATATGGCCCTGAAGTTACCGACCCACGTTGCGCAGACCCTGGCGACCGTGGCTTATTGTTCATTTGTCTGAACACCGATATTGGTCGTCAATTCGAGTTTATTCAGCAGACGTGGATCCTGAACCCCAACTTTGCCGTGCTGCACAATGAAACCGACCCCCTGCTGGGCCCATGCGGAGCGTTCACTATCCCCGATGCACACTTACGTAAAATTATTCAGGTAAAAAGCTACGTGCAAATGGTGGGTGGCGAATACTTCTTTTTGCCGAGTATCGCGGCGCTTCGCTATCTGGAGACGCTATGA
- a CDS encoding YecH family metal-binding protein has translation MESIHGHEVLNMMIESGEQYSNASLEAAITARFGEQARFHTCSAADMTAAELVAFLAAKGKFIAKDDGFSTHESKICRH, from the coding sequence ATGGAATCTATTCACGGTCACGAAGTGCTCAACATGATGATTGAATCGGGCGAGCAATATTCAAATGCCAGCCTTGAAGCGGCGATTACGGCGCGGTTTGGCGAGCAGGCGCGTTTTCACACCTGTTCCGCAGCGGATATGACGGCAGCAGAGCTGGTGGCGTTTTTAGCGGCGAAGGGAAAATTTATTGCAAAAGACGACGGCTTCTCTACGCACGAAAGCAAGATCTGCCGTCACTAA
- a CDS encoding transglutaminase-like domain-containing protein: MQRRQFLKNSVLLSAAGLVGPAVISQTVRAAEPSVAPAARRRFVLAQTYKLNPPKGSRGVVKLWIPLPVDTAFQQMTALAFNGNYKQAYVTSNNTYGAKTLFATWPDSQSELLINVDIDIETADWEPLKQDALKTWQAPEQIIYPLDVKPYLLPTAHTPVDGLVLETARKITGNEQDPQKKARLIYEWVSSHMERDNDVIGCGTGDVAEILKSGKLKGKCTDMSSVFVALARASGIPARELFGIRLGKANKLERYSKSAFGKADSAGVADVSGGQHCRAEFYLAGYGWLPCDPADVTKMRLAEKKSHQDADVQAVNTYLFGNWEMNWVGFNYGRDFELYPATEQGAMNNFGYPYAEVDGDPINFYDPKAFSYSYVATEQR, translated from the coding sequence ATGCAACGTCGACAATTTCTCAAAAATAGCGTTCTCCTTTCCGCAGCCGGTTTAGTCGGCCCTGCAGTCATTAGCCAGACAGTACGAGCCGCAGAGCCATCCGTTGCGCCAGCCGCTCGTCGACGTTTTGTCTTAGCACAAACGTACAAACTCAATCCCCCTAAAGGGTCGCGCGGCGTGGTGAAACTGTGGATCCCGCTGCCGGTAGATACCGCGTTTCAACAAATGACGGCGCTCGCCTTTAACGGAAACTATAAACAGGCGTACGTCACTAGCAATAATACCTATGGCGCGAAAACGCTGTTTGCCACCTGGCCTGACTCGCAGAGCGAATTGCTGATTAATGTTGATATCGACATTGAAACCGCCGACTGGGAACCGCTGAAACAGGACGCGCTGAAAACCTGGCAGGCGCCCGAGCAGATTATTTATCCGCTGGATGTAAAACCGTACCTGTTACCGACGGCACATACTCCAGTTGATGGGCTGGTTCTGGAAACAGCACGAAAAATCACCGGTAATGAGCAGGACCCCCAGAAAAAAGCACGCCTGATTTACGAATGGGTCAGCAGCCATATGGAGCGCGATAACGATGTCATTGGTTGCGGCACGGGGGATGTGGCGGAGATCTTAAAAAGCGGTAAGCTCAAAGGCAAATGCACCGACATGAGCTCCGTGTTTGTGGCTCTGGCGCGGGCTAGCGGCATTCCGGCACGCGAGCTGTTTGGCATCCGCTTGGGCAAAGCCAATAAGCTTGAACGTTACTCGAAAAGCGCTTTTGGCAAAGCAGACAGTGCCGGCGTTGCCGATGTCAGCGGCGGACAACACTGCCGAGCCGAGTTTTATCTGGCAGGTTACGGCTGGTTACCGTGCGATCCCGCTGATGTGACCAAAATGCGTCTGGCAGAGAAAAAGTCGCACCAGGACGCCGATGTCCAGGCCGTTAACACTTACCTGTTTGGTAACTGGGAAATGAACTGGGTTGGATTCAACTACGGGCGTGATTTCGAGCTGTATCCGGCAACGGAGCAGGGGGCGATGAACAACTTCGGTTATCCTTACGCCGAAGTCGATGGCGACCCGATCAATTTCTACGATCCTAAAGCGTTCTCCTACAGCTATGTCGCCACAGAACAACGCTAA
- the tyrP gene encoding tyrosine transporter TyrP, translating to MKNRTLGSIFIVAGTTIGAGMLAMPLAAAGVGFSVTLVLLVSLWALMCYTALLLLEVYQHVPADTGLGTLAKRYLGRYGQWVTGFSMMFLMYALTAAYISGAGELLASSISDWTGTNISPTTGVLLFTFVAGGVVCVGTSLVDLFNRLLFSAKIIFLVAMLALLMPHIHKVNLLTLPLQQGLALSAIPVIFTSFGFHGSVPSIVSYMNGNIRKLRWVFITGSAIPLVAYIFWQLATLGSINSSTFMGLLANHAGLNGLLQALREVVASPHVELAVHLFADLALATSFLGVALGLFDYLADLFQRRNTVAGRMQTGVVTFLPPLAFALFYPRGFVMALGYAGVALAVLALLIPSMLAWQSRKQNPQATYRVAGGAPALALVFLCGIVVIAVQFSIAAGFLPEVG from the coding sequence GTGAAAAACAGAACCCTGGGTAGTATTTTTATCGTGGCGGGAACCACGATTGGTGCCGGTATGTTGGCAATGCCGCTGGCTGCGGCAGGCGTGGGGTTTAGCGTCACGCTGGTGTTGTTAGTAAGTCTTTGGGCACTGATGTGCTACACCGCGCTGTTGCTGCTTGAAGTGTATCAACACGTACCGGCTGACACCGGGCTGGGTACGCTGGCAAAACGTTATCTTGGTCGTTACGGTCAGTGGGTAACAGGCTTTAGCATGATGTTTTTAATGTACGCCCTGACGGCGGCTTATATCAGTGGCGCAGGTGAATTGCTGGCCTCCAGCATCAGCGACTGGACCGGAACAAATATATCCCCGACAACAGGCGTGCTGCTGTTCACCTTTGTTGCCGGTGGCGTGGTTTGCGTAGGAACCTCGCTGGTCGATCTGTTCAACCGTTTATTGTTCAGCGCCAAGATAATCTTCCTGGTGGCGATGCTGGCGCTGTTGATGCCGCATATCCATAAGGTAAACCTGCTGACGCTGCCGCTTCAGCAGGGACTGGCATTGTCCGCAATCCCAGTAATTTTCACTTCGTTCGGTTTTCACGGCAGCGTCCCCAGTATCGTCAGCTATATGAACGGTAACATCCGTAAACTGCGCTGGGTGTTTATCACCGGTAGCGCTATTCCGCTGGTCGCCTATATTTTCTGGCAGTTGGCTACGCTTGGCAGTATTAACTCGTCAACGTTCATGGGGCTGTTAGCCAACCATGCAGGCTTAAACGGTTTATTGCAGGCATTGCGTGAAGTCGTGGCTTCACCGCACGTCGAGCTGGCGGTGCATCTGTTTGCCGACCTCGCGCTGGCGACCTCTTTCCTCGGCGTGGCGCTGGGATTATTTGACTATTTGGCCGACCTCTTCCAACGCCGCAATACCGTAGCGGGAAGAATGCAAACCGGCGTGGTAACCTTCCTGCCGCCGCTGGCATTCGCACTGTTCTATCCGCGTGGTTTCGTCATGGCGTTGGGGTACGCAGGCGTTGCTTTGGCGGTACTGGCGCTGCTCATTCCCTCAATGCTGGCCTGGCAGAGCAGAAAACAGAATCCGCAGGCTACCTACCGCGTGGCGGGCGGTGCTCCGGCGCTGGCGTTGGTATTTTTGTGCGGCATTGTGGTGATAGCAGTACAGTTTTCTATTGCTGCAGGATTCCTGCCTGAAGTGGGTTAA
- a CDS encoding SRPBCC family protein — translation MADYRFSTVWRVEASIQAVWDVFSHPDQWPEWWGSLERIVEIKKGDLQGIGALHRYTWKGVLPYRLTFDINVLNILPYSLLEGQASGAVEGRGVWYFSADGTETIVRYDWNVRTTIRWMNYLAPLAAPVFRWNHDTVMREGAKGLARKLATHVYID, via the coding sequence ATGGCTGACTATCGGTTTTCCACTGTCTGGCGGGTAGAGGCTTCAATTCAGGCGGTATGGGATGTTTTTTCTCATCCGGACCAGTGGCCGGAATGGTGGGGAAGTCTGGAACGCATCGTTGAGATTAAAAAAGGTGATTTACAGGGCATTGGGGCACTGCATCGCTATACCTGGAAAGGCGTACTTCCTTATCGCTTAACTTTTGATATCAACGTACTGAATATATTGCCTTACTCGCTGCTTGAAGGACAGGCCAGCGGCGCGGTTGAAGGGCGAGGCGTATGGTATTTTTCAGCCGATGGTACAGAAACTATCGTCAGGTATGACTGGAATGTCCGCACCACGATCCGCTGGATGAATTATCTTGCCCCGCTGGCAGCACCTGTATTTCGCTGGAACCACGATACGGTCATGCGCGAGGGGGCGAAAGGGTTAGCCCGCAAACTGGCAACGCATGTGTATATAGACTGA
- a CDS encoding cytochrome P450: MSALTSKSVLRPRAGGPRKWAEQRFMTALPYFFSLLRCVKPVWNVAGMTLTSRYDHVREVFATEAKFGVMYKQKLDIIMGGEPFFLGTDDRSQHHDDTAALCKVILPSDLQRLASDVEERATRIINTNKGQIEIVNDLTRQVSFDFLATYLGIPSPANGDLRVWATRLFEFLFADGGNDLALRAEVDEIAPALRAHIDAIITLRKQNKGDDDVLARCLTLQSAHEPGFSDVQIRTALMGMIVGGPPQPPMVLPQAMEQLLKRPQILAEAQAAARNNDDETLRRYVLEAMRFDPLGPGLWRVALTDVTLARGTRHEVTIKAGSHVLAAFASAMMDSRRISNPKAFNPHRPAADYMHFGYGLHACFGRYINLATLHLMLKPLLKQPGLRRAPGADGKLSKNGPFAERLVVRYDFD, encoded by the coding sequence ATGAGTGCACTCACGTCAAAATCGGTTCTCAGGCCGCGTGCTGGTGGACCGCGAAAATGGGCAGAACAACGGTTCATGACCGCGTTGCCCTATTTTTTCAGCCTATTACGCTGCGTGAAGCCCGTGTGGAATGTGGCGGGAATGACGCTCACATCACGGTATGACCACGTCCGTGAAGTGTTTGCCACAGAGGCCAAATTTGGCGTCATGTATAAACAGAAACTCGACATCATTATGGGAGGAGAACCTTTTTTCCTGGGAACAGACGATCGCTCTCAACATCACGATGATACAGCAGCCCTGTGCAAGGTCATTTTACCCAGTGACCTGCAGCGTCTGGCAAGCGACGTTGAAGAACGGGCAACACGCATTATCAACACGAACAAGGGTCAGATAGAAATCGTGAACGACCTCACCCGTCAGGTAAGCTTTGATTTTCTCGCGACATATCTTGGTATCCCATCCCCCGCCAACGGTGACTTACGGGTTTGGGCAACGCGGTTATTTGAGTTTCTGTTCGCTGATGGGGGTAATGATTTGGCCCTGCGAGCCGAAGTCGACGAAATTGCCCCCGCCCTGCGTGCCCATATTGATGCCATCATAACCCTGCGTAAGCAAAATAAGGGGGACGATGACGTGTTGGCGCGTTGTCTTACTCTCCAGTCTGCGCACGAGCCTGGCTTTAGTGACGTGCAAATTCGTACCGCGCTAATGGGAATGATTGTCGGCGGCCCTCCTCAGCCCCCTATGGTCCTTCCGCAGGCAATGGAGCAACTGTTAAAACGACCGCAGATTCTGGCTGAGGCGCAAGCAGCAGCGCGCAACAATGATGATGAGACACTACGGCGCTATGTACTTGAAGCGATGCGTTTTGATCCTCTGGGGCCGGGTTTATGGCGCGTCGCTTTGACTGACGTCACCCTGGCGCGCGGAACACGCCACGAGGTAACCATCAAAGCAGGGTCTCATGTGCTGGCCGCATTCGCCTCGGCGATGATGGACTCTCGCCGGATTTCCAATCCAAAGGCATTCAATCCCCATCGTCCGGCTGCGGATTACATGCATTTCGGCTATGGGCTGCACGCCTGTTTTGGCCGTTACATAAACTTAGCCACTCTTCATTTGATGCTTAAACCACTGCTAAAACAACCCGGTTTACGTCGCGCTCCCGGAGCCGATGGAAAGCTCAGTAAAAATGGGCCTTTTGCTGAGCGTCTGGTTGTTCGGTATGACTTTGACTAA
- a CDS encoding LolA family protein has protein sequence MRVSFSLPVAFTALLVFSCTVCPAEKGGAFLPDVGITDPIAFAQQSFNNMTSYQVMMRSSSPLGESKIIRYSYQKPGYVRMDFTQPHSGAVLIFNPVSGKVTLWPFGVGTLPILHLSPSNSLIQDERGHRVDRSDIGVLLGNIRHLQREGATTTVGKENLAGRATTHLFVIGPGTMAVDGVHRYDVWLDNYHGLPAKVISYASDGQRLETVLLNAMVINIRFPANYFTP, from the coding sequence ATGCGCGTCTCATTTTCGCTGCCCGTTGCGTTCACCGCCTTACTTGTCTTTAGCTGCACGGTATGTCCGGCGGAAAAAGGAGGGGCATTTTTACCGGATGTTGGGATCACGGATCCTATTGCGTTTGCACAGCAGTCATTTAATAACATGACCTCTTATCAGGTGATGATGCGATCCTCATCACCGCTGGGTGAGAGCAAAATTATTCGCTATAGCTATCAAAAACCTGGCTACGTGCGCATGGATTTTACCCAGCCGCATTCAGGTGCGGTACTTATCTTTAATCCTGTCAGCGGTAAAGTGACGTTATGGCCATTTGGTGTGGGGACTTTGCCCATTTTGCACCTGTCGCCCAGCAATTCATTGATCCAGGATGAGCGCGGTCATCGGGTGGATCGCTCTGATATCGGCGTGCTGTTGGGCAATATTCGCCATCTGCAACGTGAGGGAGCAACGACGACTGTTGGTAAGGAGAACCTTGCAGGACGCGCGACGACGCACCTCTTTGTGATTGGACCGGGAACAATGGCTGTTGATGGTGTTCACCGCTACGATGTATGGCTGGATAATTATCACGGACTCCCTGCCAAAGTGATCAGCTATGCGTCAGATGGGCAGCGATTAGAAACCGTTCTTCTGAATGCGATGGTCATCAATATCCGTTTCCCCGCTAATTACTTCACGCCTTGA
- a CDS encoding YecA family protein: MKTGPLNESELEWLDDVLTKYNTDKAILDVSELDGLLTAVLSSPYEIEPEQWLVAIWGGAQYVPRWSSEKEMTRFMNLAFQHMADTADRLDEYPEQFEPLFGLREIDEHELTIVEEWCFGYMRGVALSDWSALPDTLKPALEAIALHGTEENFAVVEKLTPEAFEESVDAIRLAALDLHAYWMAHPQETPVKVPVKVDAKVGRNDPCPCGSGKKYKQCCLH, translated from the coding sequence ATGAAAACGGGACCATTAAACGAGAGCGAACTGGAATGGCTGGATGATGTACTGACTAAGTACAATACGGACAAGGCTATTCTGGATGTGTCAGAACTGGATGGTTTACTGACGGCGGTGCTGAGTTCACCGTATGAAATTGAACCGGAGCAGTGGCTGGTCGCTATTTGGGGCGGCGCGCAGTATGTTCCTCGCTGGTCCTCCGAAAAAGAAATGACGCGTTTCATGAACCTGGCGTTTCAACATATGGCGGATACGGCGGATCGTCTGGATGAATATCCTGAGCAGTTTGAGCCGCTGTTTGGTTTGCGTGAAATTGACGAGCATGAACTGACCATCGTTGAAGAGTGGTGCTTCGGTTATATGCGTGGCGTCGCTTTGTCAGACTGGTCCGCGTTACCAGACACGTTAAAACCGGCGCTTGAAGCTATTGCGCTGCACGGTACGGAAGAGAACTTTGCGGTAGTTGAGAAACTGACGCCGGAAGCGTTTGAAGAGAGCGTGGATGCCATTCGCCTGGCGGCGCTGGATCTGCATGCTTACTGGATGGCGCATCCCCAGGAAACGCCGGTCAAGGTTCCGGTAAAAGTGGATGCCAAGGTAGGGCGTAACGACCCGTGCCCATGTGGTAGCGGCAAGAAATATAAGCAGTGCTGTTTGCATTAA
- the pgsA gene encoding CDP-diacylglycerol--glycerol-3-phosphate 3-phosphatidyltransferase: MQFNIPTLLTLFRVILIPFFVLAFYLPFTWAPFVCALIFCIAAVTDWFDGYLARRWNQSTRFGAFLDPVADKVLVAIAMVLVTEHYHSWWVTLPAATMIAREIIISALREWMAELGKRSSVAVSWIGKVKTTSQMAALAWLLWRPNIWVEYAGIALFFVAAILTLWSMFQYLSAAWGDLLEQ; encoded by the coding sequence ATGCAATTTAATATCCCTACGTTGCTCACGCTGTTTCGCGTCATCCTGATCCCATTCTTTGTATTGGCTTTTTATCTGCCATTCACCTGGGCTCCCTTCGTTTGTGCGCTGATCTTCTGTATCGCGGCGGTCACCGACTGGTTTGATGGCTATCTGGCACGTCGCTGGAATCAAAGTACGCGTTTTGGCGCCTTCCTCGATCCGGTTGCCGACAAAGTACTCGTGGCTATCGCAATGGTGCTGGTGACCGAACACTATCACAGCTGGTGGGTGACGCTGCCTGCCGCCACGATGATTGCGCGTGAAATTATTATCTCTGCGCTACGTGAATGGATGGCTGAACTGGGTAAACGCAGCAGTGTGGCGGTCTCCTGGATCGGTAAAGTGAAAACCACTTCGCAAATGGCTGCGCTTGCATGGCTGCTGTGGCGTCCAAATATCTGGGTAGAGTACGCGGGAATCGCACTTTTCTTCGTCGCGGCAATACTGACTTTGTGGTCAATGTTCCAGTATTTGAGCGCTGCATGGGGAGATTTGCTTGAACAGTGA
- a CDS encoding mercuric transporter MerT family protein: protein MSPQNNAKGAGLTLLTAAAAAVTAGLCCVGPLLYLLFGISAASFAVFTQFEFLRTPLMLLSLGLLVRVFWRLYFSKRLWCSGWLTLKQARILYWFALALILPVLFYPTLVAWFYEVFE, encoded by the coding sequence ATGTCGCCACAGAACAACGCTAAAGGGGCGGGACTCACCCTGTTGACGGCCGCTGCGGCTGCCGTCACCGCTGGCTTATGCTGCGTTGGACCGCTGCTCTATCTGCTGTTTGGTATTTCGGCGGCGAGCTTTGCCGTTTTCACTCAGTTTGAGTTTTTGCGAACGCCTCTGATGCTGCTGTCTCTGGGATTATTAGTGCGCGTCTTCTGGCGGCTCTATTTTTCCAAACGGCTGTGGTGCTCCGGGTGGCTAACGCTGAAGCAGGCGCGCATTCTCTACTGGTTCGCGCTGGCGTTGATTTTGCCGGTGTTGTTTTACCCAACGCTCGTCGCCTGGTTTTATGAGGTATTTGAATGA
- a CDS encoding heavy-metal-associated domain-containing protein, with protein MKIFTLVVFLLMPLWAQAANQKVVLDIQNMTCSLCVISVNQALRETDGVIKAKSSLKTRQAEAIVPEGFPTDTLLNAVAKTGYTATLNRIEQQ; from the coding sequence ATGAAGATCTTCACGTTAGTTGTATTCTTGCTGATGCCGCTGTGGGCTCAGGCGGCCAATCAAAAAGTGGTGCTGGATATACAAAATATGACCTGCTCGCTATGCGTTATTTCAGTCAATCAGGCGCTACGTGAAACCGATGGCGTAATTAAAGCAAAATCCTCCCTCAAAACCCGGCAGGCAGAAGCGATCGTGCCAGAAGGTTTCCCCACCGATACTTTACTAAATGCGGTAGCGAAAACGGGCTATACCGCAACGCTCAACCGCATTGAGCAACAGTAA